A genomic stretch from Chitinophaga agri includes:
- a CDS encoding FG-GAP-like repeat-containing protein, translated as MKKLLPFLLVLTSCTLSQQEKGKLLSEKYCGSCHLPVAPAMLDQNTWTQHVLPAMAPKLGIGVWQESSYYVKPGKGTNLTIEEWNAIVDYYKTLAPQQLPAAVLPQPLKADLQLFDLVQPVVKTNETPVTATTTMVSINPFTGALYSSSENGATLYQWDSTLNGRPAIKLQSTAVAMNWRAADTALLTCIGSIRAVDIAQGMLWEVHPAQPEATQVKTIGMGLPRPVQSIGADFNKDGRLDYLVNGFGHDYGGLYILQQTAEQDYQRKAIWEVPGAIHSVVDDFNKDGWPDIMTLFAYGDEGLWLFLNDQHGGFKQQSLLRFPPVNGSTSFQVVDMNNDGLPDILYTSGDNGDYSMELKPFHGVYLYLNKGDFRFEKAWSYPVNGCTKAIAADFDGDGDLDIASIAFFADLKNRPEESFILFRQEGPLAFTPHTMPALKAAGRWICMDAADYDHDGDLDIVLGNYSKGFMIQGDIKPGSNVNIPLVLLRNNLK; from the coding sequence TTGAAAAAATTACTACCTTTTCTCCTTGTGCTCACCTCCTGCACCCTCTCCCAGCAGGAAAAAGGCAAACTCCTTTCCGAAAAATACTGCGGTAGCTGCCATTTACCGGTCGCTCCGGCCATGCTGGACCAGAATACCTGGACACAGCATGTACTGCCCGCTATGGCCCCTAAACTGGGCATTGGCGTATGGCAGGAAAGCAGTTACTATGTCAAACCTGGTAAAGGCACTAATCTTACAATAGAAGAATGGAACGCTATTGTAGACTATTATAAAACCCTGGCTCCCCAGCAGCTGCCGGCCGCCGTACTACCTCAACCATTGAAAGCCGACCTGCAGCTGTTCGATCTCGTGCAACCAGTGGTGAAGACAAATGAGACACCAGTGACCGCTACTACAACCATGGTTTCCATCAATCCATTCACAGGCGCTCTCTATTCCTCGTCTGAAAACGGGGCCACCCTCTATCAATGGGATAGCACACTGAATGGTCGTCCGGCTATAAAACTGCAATCCACTGCTGTAGCTATGAACTGGCGGGCGGCAGATACCGCCCTGCTGACCTGCATTGGTAGTATCCGTGCTGTAGATATTGCACAGGGCATGCTGTGGGAGGTGCATCCTGCGCAACCGGAGGCAACACAGGTGAAAACGATCGGCATGGGATTACCCCGTCCTGTGCAGAGTATCGGAGCAGACTTCAATAAGGACGGCCGGTTGGACTACCTGGTGAATGGGTTCGGACATGACTATGGCGGACTATACATCCTGCAGCAAACCGCAGAGCAGGACTACCAGCGTAAAGCAATATGGGAGGTGCCAGGGGCCATTCATTCCGTTGTAGATGACTTTAATAAAGACGGCTGGCCGGATATCATGACACTGTTCGCCTATGGCGATGAAGGGCTCTGGTTGTTCCTGAACGATCAGCATGGCGGATTTAAGCAGCAATCCCTGCTGCGCTTCCCGCCGGTAAATGGCTCGACCAGCTTCCAGGTAGTGGATATGAACAACGACGGCCTGCCTGATATACTTTATACCTCCGGTGACAACGGGGACTACTCCATGGAGCTGAAGCCCTTTCACGGCGTGTATCTCTATCTGAACAAAGGGGACTTCCGTTTTGAGAAAGCCTGGTCTTACCCGGTCAATGGCTGTACAAAAGCCATTGCCGCCGACTTTGATGGAGACGGTGACCTGGATATTGCCAGCATTGCCTTTTTTGCAGATCTGAAGAACCGGCCTGAAGAGTCATTCATTCTTTTCCGGCAGGAAGGACCGCTGGCATTCACGCCGCATACGATGCCGGCATTGAAGGCAGCCGGTCGCTGGATCTGTATGGATGCCGCTGACTATGACCATGACGGTGACCTGGATATCGTCCTTGGGAACTATTCCAAAGGCTTTATGATCCAGGGTGATATAAAGCCCGGTTCGAATGTTAACATCCCCCTGGTATTGCTTCGAAATAACTTGAAATGA
- a CDS encoding RagB/SusD family nutrient uptake outer membrane protein translates to MKRQFFQSKYILAAAVVAGGLFFHACSKSFLEREPQGSLTPASVSTKAGIGELLIGAYAALDGQQEAQAAIGGGGPWEAAPSNWIYGSVAAGDAHKGSDATDQPPISLIATGQFDASNGFFNTKWKVLFDGVVRVNVILSLLPDVKDMTDAEKTQVQAEGRFLRGHYYFELKKMFNKVPWVDETHLDDYKQPNNVDIWPKIEEDFKYAYDNLPNTQSQIGRANKWAAAAYLAKTYVYEKKWTDAKPLFTTIIAQGVTSKGERYKLTDRFEDNFDAATKNNTESVFAIQMSANNGSGLIANGNQGEMLNFPYNSPFGCCGFYQPTQDLVNSYRTDANGLPYLDDYNTQAVKSDMKILSTAPFTPDAGNLDPRLDWTVGRRGIPFLDWGNHPGRSWVRDQDYAGPYAPKKNVYWQYNQDKYKDPNSWAPGSAINLVLIRYSDVLLLAAETEAELGNLDAAQGYVNDVRTRAANPKTAVYKYLNDAAPMGGFSTTPAANYVVANYPAGRFAAQGKDYALKAIRFERKLELAMEGQRYFDIVRWGTANAELTKFYAYESKITSDLGGAKFVTPRNEYYPIPQRQIDLSLKGGVKTLEQNTGY, encoded by the coding sequence ATGAAAAGACAATTCTTTCAATCAAAATATATACTTGCGGCAGCTGTAGTGGCTGGAGGGCTGTTCTTCCACGCCTGTAGTAAAAGTTTTCTGGAACGTGAGCCACAGGGTTCTCTTACTCCCGCTTCCGTATCTACAAAAGCAGGTATCGGTGAATTACTGATCGGTGCTTATGCGGCACTGGATGGTCAGCAGGAGGCTCAGGCAGCTATCGGCGGTGGTGGCCCATGGGAGGCTGCACCAAGCAACTGGATCTATGGTAGCGTTGCCGCAGGTGATGCCCATAAAGGTAGTGATGCGACTGACCAGCCACCTATCAGTCTGATAGCAACGGGCCAGTTTGACGCCAGTAACGGATTTTTCAACACAAAGTGGAAAGTGTTATTTGATGGTGTGGTACGTGTGAATGTGATCCTGTCATTACTGCCTGATGTGAAGGATATGACAGATGCTGAAAAGACACAGGTACAGGCAGAAGGTCGTTTCCTGCGTGGTCACTATTACTTTGAGCTGAAGAAAATGTTCAATAAAGTGCCATGGGTAGACGAAACGCATCTTGATGACTACAAACAGCCGAATAACGTAGATATCTGGCCTAAGATTGAAGAAGACTTCAAATATGCATATGATAATCTGCCTAATACGCAGTCACAGATTGGCCGTGCCAACAAATGGGCAGCAGCAGCTTATCTGGCGAAGACCTATGTATATGAGAAGAAATGGACAGATGCGAAACCTTTGTTTACTACCATCATTGCACAAGGTGTAACATCCAAAGGTGAGCGATATAAACTGACCGACAGATTTGAAGATAACTTCGATGCTGCAACAAAGAATAATACTGAGTCTGTCTTTGCTATTCAGATGTCAGCCAATAACGGTTCTGGTCTGATCGCCAACGGTAACCAGGGTGAGATGCTGAACTTCCCTTACAACAGCCCATTCGGTTGTTGCGGATTCTATCAGCCTACACAGGACCTGGTAAACTCTTATCGTACTGACGCGAATGGTTTACCTTACCTGGATGATTATAATACACAGGCTGTAAAGAGCGATATGAAGATCCTGTCTACCGCTCCGTTCACACCGGATGCTGGTAACCTGGACCCACGCCTGGACTGGACAGTTGGTCGTCGCGGTATTCCATTCCTGGATTGGGGTAACCACCCTGGCCGTAGCTGGGTACGCGATCAGGATTATGCAGGTCCATATGCGCCTAAAAAGAACGTATACTGGCAGTACAATCAGGATAAATACAAAGATCCTAACTCCTGGGCGCCTGGTTCAGCGATCAACCTGGTGTTGATCCGTTATTCAGATGTTCTCCTGCTCGCTGCTGAAACAGAAGCAGAACTGGGTAACCTGGATGCTGCACAGGGCTATGTAAACGACGTGCGCACAAGAGCGGCTAATCCGAAGACAGCCGTTTACAAATACCTCAATGATGCAGCGCCAATGGGCGGCTTCTCTACTACGCCAGCTGCTAACTATGTGGTAGCGAATTATCCTGCTGGCAGATTTGCAGCTCAGGGTAAAGACTATGCATTGAAAGCGATTCGTTTCGAACGTAAGCTGGAACTGGCGATGGAAGGTCAGCGTTATTTCGATATCGTTCGCTGGGGTACTGCTAACGCGGAACTGACCAAGTTCTATGCATACGAATCTAAGATCACAAGTGACCTGGGTGGTGCTAAATTTGTTACGCCTCGTAACGAATACTATCCTATTCCTCAGCGTCAGATCGACCTGAGTCTGAAAGGCGGTGTGAAAACACTGGAACAGAATACAGGTTATTAA
- the eboC gene encoding UbiA-like protein EboC (EboC, a homolog the polyprenyltransferase UbiA, belongs to system of proteins involved in the trafficking of precursor metabolites to an extracytoplasmic compartment so that the biosynthesis of certain natural products, such as scytonemin, can be completed.) — translation MRPANIVTAVADILAGIAISGFLGSEVANYLDHLLPVVCMCLATIGLYGGGVVFNDVMDAELDKVERPERPIPSGVISKTQAIVLGSYLLLVGILAAFTVGRVTGYLALGIAISALVYDKWGKHLPWGPVNMGLCRGLNLLMGISMVVPALHKYWWIGLIPVLYIAAVTAISRGEVHGGNTRTLRMTAICYALVYGTILALAALNGHIVAAIPFIVLFAIMINLPLFNAIKDPTGPNIGKAVKGGIIALVAMNAAWVAAFSTFPHALLVLILLPLSILMAKAFAVT, via the coding sequence ATGCGCCCCGCCAACATAGTCACAGCTGTGGCTGATATATTGGCTGGGATCGCTATTTCCGGTTTCCTGGGTTCTGAAGTGGCCAATTATCTTGACCACTTATTGCCTGTTGTATGTATGTGTCTCGCAACGATCGGTCTATATGGTGGTGGCGTGGTGTTCAATGATGTGATGGATGCGGAACTTGATAAAGTAGAACGTCCTGAACGTCCTATACCCAGTGGTGTCATTTCTAAAACCCAGGCCATTGTACTGGGTAGTTACCTGTTACTGGTAGGGATACTGGCCGCCTTTACAGTAGGCCGTGTCACAGGATACCTGGCACTGGGCATTGCTATCAGTGCACTGGTATATGACAAATGGGGAAAACATCTGCCCTGGGGACCAGTCAATATGGGGCTGTGCCGGGGACTAAACCTCCTCATGGGGATCAGCATGGTCGTGCCTGCCTTACATAAGTACTGGTGGATAGGACTTATCCCGGTATTATATATTGCAGCAGTGACTGCTATCAGCCGGGGAGAAGTACACGGGGGCAATACACGCACACTGCGTATGACAGCTATCTGTTATGCGCTGGTCTATGGTACTATACTGGCACTGGCCGCACTGAATGGTCATATCGTGGCTGCCATACCATTTATCGTGCTGTTCGCCATTATGATCAATCTGCCATTATTCAATGCGATCAAAGACCCTACAGGTCCTAATATAGGGAAAGCAGTTAAAGGGGGCATCATTGCGCTGGTCGCCATGAACGCCGCCTGGGTAGCCGCTTTCTCCACTTTTCCGCACGCTTTACTGGTATTGATCCTGCTGCCATTGTCCATATTGATGGCAAAGGCATTTGCAGTGACCTGA
- a CDS encoding TatD family hydrolase has protein sequence MERIKGMRFFDPHIHMTSRTTDDYQALADAGVVAIIEPAFWLGQPRTGVDTFRDYFNSLIGWERFRSSQFGIKHYCTIGLNSKEANNERLAEAVMEILPSFLYKEGVVGVGEIGFDDQTPAEEKYYRAQLELAKEAGLPVQIHTPHRDKKKGTQRSMDIALEHGLDPRMIIVDHNNEETVKEVLDRGFWAAFTIYPFTKMGNERMVEIVKQYGSERIMVNSAADWGISDPLAVPKTAALMHESGIDLNDIHLVTFRNAIAAFAQSGQIDEADFDTVKDIDQSLKFNGSTVLRGGQQPRIDKQSNIIR, from the coding sequence ATGGAACGCATTAAAGGAATGCGTTTTTTTGATCCGCACATACATATGACATCCCGCACCACTGATGATTATCAGGCGCTCGCGGATGCAGGTGTCGTGGCTATTATCGAACCGGCCTTCTGGCTGGGACAGCCACGTACCGGTGTGGATACCTTCAGGGATTATTTCAATAGCCTGATCGGATGGGAGCGTTTCCGTTCCTCTCAATTTGGTATTAAACATTACTGCACGATAGGACTCAATTCGAAAGAAGCGAATAACGAACGACTGGCAGAAGCTGTCATGGAGATCCTGCCTTCTTTCCTTTATAAAGAGGGCGTAGTGGGCGTTGGCGAGATCGGCTTTGACGATCAGACGCCGGCAGAGGAAAAATACTATCGCGCACAGCTGGAACTGGCCAAGGAAGCAGGGCTACCTGTACAGATACATACCCCGCACAGGGACAAGAAAAAAGGGACACAGCGCAGCATGGATATCGCGCTGGAACATGGGCTGGACCCACGTATGATCATCGTTGATCACAACAATGAGGAGACCGTTAAGGAAGTACTTGATCGCGGTTTCTGGGCTGCATTCACTATTTATCCATTTACTAAAATGGGTAATGAACGCATGGTAGAAATTGTAAAACAGTATGGTAGTGAACGCATAATGGTCAATTCTGCCGCTGACTGGGGCATCAGTGACCCGCTGGCTGTACCTAAAACCGCGGCCCTCATGCACGAAAGTGGTATTGACTTGAATGATATTCATTTGGTAACTTTCCGCAACGCTATAGCTGCTTTCGCTCAAAGCGGACAAATAGATGAAGCTGATTTTGATACGGTTAAAGATATTGATCAAAGTCTGAAATTCAACGGTAGTACAGTGCTGCGAGGTGGTCAGCAGCCAAGAATAGATAAACAGTCTAATATTATCAGATAA
- a CDS encoding EboA domain-containing protein, producing the protein MEQAYYHDRNNTEALLFDIIRQHSTEQALTWIAQQQEKLGEPVSVQRFNLTFTAIPRFTGRQVISTDTPFIEVAPDMPFFIQGYTLDKLVRVWWLLQLPAADRELYVKVIEGLFDAADMNEQAALYSALPLLAWPDAWVFRTTEGVRSNIGPVQEAVMLHNVYPSRHLEEPAWNQLVMKAFFTDKPIHLIAGLDERANRQLAAILTDYAHERWAAGRKVHPLLWRLVGPFITEDNFADIQRVWHSEVNVERDAAALACASSTYGPAQALLAQSATLEAEVASHRLTWETVAARIA; encoded by the coding sequence ATGGAACAAGCATATTACCACGACAGGAATAACACAGAAGCGTTATTATTTGACATTATCAGACAGCATAGTACGGAGCAGGCACTCACCTGGATAGCACAACAACAGGAGAAACTCGGAGAGCCGGTAAGCGTACAGCGGTTCAATCTTACATTTACGGCCATTCCACGGTTTACGGGCAGACAGGTGATCAGCACGGACACTCCGTTCATCGAAGTGGCGCCGGATATGCCGTTCTTCATACAGGGTTATACGTTAGATAAGCTGGTGCGGGTATGGTGGCTGCTGCAATTGCCGGCTGCCGACAGGGAACTGTATGTGAAAGTGATAGAAGGCTTATTCGATGCCGCCGATATGAATGAACAGGCAGCACTTTACAGTGCATTACCCCTGCTGGCATGGCCGGATGCATGGGTATTCCGCACGACTGAAGGCGTCCGTTCCAATATTGGTCCGGTACAGGAAGCGGTCATGTTACACAATGTATATCCTTCCCGTCATCTGGAAGAGCCAGCGTGGAATCAGCTGGTAATGAAAGCGTTTTTTACTGACAAACCTATCCATCTTATAGCCGGGCTTGACGAAAGAGCCAACCGTCAGCTGGCAGCCATATTAACAGACTATGCACACGAGCGCTGGGCAGCCGGAAGGAAAGTACATCCTTTGTTATGGCGCCTGGTAGGTCCGTTTATTACGGAAGATAACTTTGCCGACATCCAGCGCGTATGGCATTCAGAGGTGAATGTAGAAAGAGACGCAGCTGCTTTGGCTTGTGCTTCAAGTACATATGGGCCGGCACAGGCATTACTGGCGCAATCTGCCACTTTAGAAGCGGAAGTAGCCAGCCATCGGCTGACATGGGAAACCGTTGCTGCACGAATAGCATAA